Sequence from the Catenuloplanes indicus genome:
CACACCTCGGCGACGGTCCGGCCCGGCCGGTACGCGGTCTGCGGCGCCCACTGCTCGGAGAGGTACTCCTCCCAGCCCTCCTCGTGGATCCGCGTGTCCATGAAGAACGGCGCCCAGCGCACGCCGTGGTCCGCGTTGTAGTACTCGGTGCGGCGGAACCCGGACGGGTACAGCCAGTTCCACGACGAGGCACCGGACAGCGCGCCGTGCATCGGGAAGCTGCCCTTGGCGGCCAGCGGGACCGCGGCCTGCGTACCGTGCGTGGCCTCCACGGTGGCGAACTCGCCCTGCGTCGTCGTGTGCGTGAAGCCGGTCGTCATCTTCCCGGGCGTCAGGTAGAACGCCGAGTAGAAGTACGGCGTGCCGTTGTACGTGCCGTCCGCGCCCCGCTGCCCGAATCGGGCGATGACGTAGGAGTTGTAGTCCGGCGTGGTGACGTCCGCCCCGAGCCGTCCGATGTAGACCTTCTCGTCACCGGTCGCGCCGACGCCGGTGGAGTACCAGGTGGACCCGGCCCCGGCCCACAGCGACTCGAGCGTGGCACCCTTGCGGGGCGCGGTCACCGTGACCGGCCTGGCAATCCGGGCGTCCAGCGTCAGCGCGCCGGTGCCGGCGTCGACGGTCAGGCTGCCCTGCGCGAGGTGGGTGTCCTCGCCGATGCTCGCGCCGAGCGCGTAGTCGCCCTTCGGTAGCCGGATCGTCTCGCCGCTGCCCGGCCACGCGCCGTACCCGGTGCGCCGCGTCTTGTCGATCAGCTGCACCCGGTAGTCGCCGGCCGGAGCGCCGTCCCGGCCGAGCACGGTCAGGCCGACGTCGTAGCTCTCCACCTCGCGCTCCACGCCGAGCGGCGTGCGGACGACCCGATCGCCGGCGGTCGCGGTGACCGCGCCGCCGAGGAACCCGTCCGGCATCGCACCGCGGGTGTCGACGTCGACGCGGACCGAGGCCTCGCCGCCCGCGGGCACGGTCACGGCGGGTGCGGAGAGCGAGACCAGGCCGTCCGGGAGGCCGCTGACGCCGAGCGTGAGCGTGACCGCCGCGGTGCCGCCGTTGCGGTACGTGAGCGTGCTGGACCGTACCTCGTCGTCCGCGTGCGGCCACTGCTGGAAACCGGCGTTGATCACGGCCGGTGTCGCGGTCACGTCCTGGGTGATCGCGCGTGCCAGGTCGACCCGGCCCGCGCCCTGCGCGCTGACCGGTGTGGACGGGTGCGGCGCGGCGGAGCCGACCAGCACGGACTTCAGCCGGTCGCCGGTCCAGTCCGGGTGCTGCTGGGCCAGCAGCGCGGCCGCGCCGGCCACGTGCGGCGTCGCCATCGAGGTGCCGGACGCGGTGGTGTAGCCCGCGGCCGGGCCCGGGTCGGTCATCTCGACCGCGTCGGCGCTGCGTGCGGCCGAGATGTCCACGCCGGGCGCGGTGATCTCCGGCTTGATCGCGTAGTCGCCGGGGCGCGGTCCGCGGCTGGAGAAGCCGGCCAGGTTGCCGGACTTGTCGACCGCGCCGACGGTCAGCGCCGCGTCCGCGGTGCCGGGGCTCTCCACGCTGCCCTCACCGAATCCGCCGGAATTGCCGGCCGCGACCACGAACAGCGTGCCGTGCTCCTCGCTGAGCGTCCGTACGGCCGCCTCGATCGGGTCCTCCTCGGGCGTACCGAAACCGCCGAGGCTCATGTTGACCACGTCCGCGCCCTGCTCCGCGGCCCACTGCATGCCGGCCAGGATCGACGACTCGGGGCAGCCGGCGGTCAGCCCGCAGACCTTGCCGTCGAGCAGCTTCGCGCCCGGGGCCACGCCCTTGAACCGGTCGCCGGTCCCGGCGATCGTGGACGCGACGTGCGTGCCGTGGCCGACCAGGTCGCGGTCGTCCTCCGCGTCCTCGACGAAGTTCCGCGCGGCGCGTACCTGCCCGGCGAGGTCCGGGTGGGTCTCGTCGATGCCGGTGTCCAGCACCGCGACCGTGGTGCCGGTGCCGGTCAGGCCCGCCTGCCAGGCCGCGGGCGCGCCGATCTGCGGCACGCTCACGTCCAGCGACGGGCGCATGACGCCGTCCAGCCAGATCTTGGTGACGGCGCTGCGCGCCCTCGTGTCGGTCAGCGTCCGCCAGGTGTCGCCGTTCGGCGCGGCGTCCATGGTGCTCAGGCCGCCGGGCAGGGCAGCGGCCGCGCGGGCGCCGGGTGCGGCGCCCGCGACCAGCAGCGGCAGCGCCCGGTCGTGGTAGCCGAACTCGACCAGCCGCGTCACGTCGAACAGCCGCGGGTCGACCCGGCCCGCGTGCAGCGGCCCGCGCGCGTCGGACGGGATCACCGACACCCGCCCGTTCAGGCGCTCGATGCCGAACCGGACGTGCTCGCGGCCGTCGCCGCGCTGCAGCGCGACGTTCCCGCCGGGGAACAGCGTGACCCGGTCACCGGTGATCAGCGTGACGGTACGGGCCTCGCCACCCGGAACCGGTGGCGCCGGTGTGGACGGGGCGGCCGCCGCCGTGCCGGGGAGCACGGCGGCGACCGCGGTGGACACGGTCAGTGCGGCTATCAGGCGCCGCAGATGTGATGCACTGTAGACAGTCACACCCGTAAGACCCGGAAAGCGCGGAACAGGTTGTCGGTCATCCGGGATGAAACGCGCCACCGGGCCTGAAGACCCGGCCGGCGAAGCGCGATCCGATCAGCCGGTGCGTCTCCGCGTCCGGGTGCAGCGCGTCCGGCAGCGGCAGTGCCTCGGCGTCCGCCTCGCCGTACAGCTCCAGGCCGTTGAGGTAGTGCAGGTGCGGGTCGTTCCGGGAGGCCGTGATCCGGGCCAGTTCGTCGCGGATCACCCGGAGCGTGAGCTTGCCGGCCGCGACCTCGGCCGGGTCGCCGGTGGCCCGGAACGCGAGCCGGCCCTCGGCCAGCGCGTCCAGGTCGAACGCGCCCGGCCCCGGCGTGTCCTCGTGGATCGGGCAGAGGATCGGCGACACCGTCAGCAGCGGTACGTCCGGGTGCCCGTCCCGGATCGTGTCCAGGAAGCCGTGCACGGCCGGGCCGAACGCGCGCCGCCGCATCAGGTCCGCGTTCACCAGGTTGATGCCGATCTTCACGCTGATCAGGTCGGCCGGTGTGTCCCGGATCACGCGCGCGGTGAACGGGTCGAGCAGCGCGCTGCCGCCGAACCCGAGGTTGATCAGCTCGACGCCGCCGGTGTGCGCGGCCAGCGCCGGCCAGGTGGTGGACGGGCCGTCCGTGTTCGACCCGTGGCTGATCGAGCTGCCGTGGTGCACCCAGACCCGGCGGCCGCGGTCCGGCATCGGCCGCACCGGCGCGTCCGCCCGCAGGTCGCGCAGTTCGGTGCGCTCCCGGTACGGCAGCCAGATCTCCACGTCCTTCTCGCCCGCGGGCAGCCCGTCGAAGCGCAGCGTGGCGGCCGGCCCGGGGGTGACCGTGCGCGCACCGGTGGCCATGTCGATCGACACGGTATCGCCGCCGTCCGCGACCGCGCGGGCCCGGAGCTCGCCGTCGACGCGCAGGTCGTAGGCGCCGGCCGGCCGGGCCGGTGCACCGGCGTAGCCGACCCGGGTGGGCAGCGTGTCCAGCTCGATCCAGGTGGCCGCGGTGCGCAGCGCCAGCCGTACCCCGGACGGTTCCGCCTCGACCATGGCGACCTGCGGCTCGCCGGCCTGGTCGCGGGCCCAGCGCGGCAGCCGGTGGGGGAGGAGGCCGTGCGTGGTGCGCTCGATCTCGAGCGCACCACGCAGCAGGTTGGCGTCGATCATGCCGAAAGCATATCGCAGAAAAACTAAAACCTTTAGGAAAGTGGTATGACGCTCCAGGACACCGGCGGCAGCACGACGTCCAGCGAGCCGGGCGTGACGCCGGGGTGCGGGCGCGGCTTCACCCGGTCCGGCGCGTCCGCGGTGTTCGTGGCGTAGACGTCGTCGTCGGCCAGCACGGTCGCGTCGCCGATCCGCAGCTCCCGGTCGAACGCGCGGGTGTTCACGGTCAGCCGCACCGGGTCGTCGATCGACCGGTTCACCACGAACAGCGCGACCTCGCCGGTCTCGTCGTCGCGCGTGGCGACCGCGTCGACCAGCGGCGCCTCGCCGTACTTCGGGGTCTCGTAGACCGGCGCGGCGACCGCGGTCCGCAGCACCGTGCCGCGGGCCAGCGCGGACGCCTGCGCGAACGGGTGGAAGATCGTCTGCCGCCAGGCGTGCCCGCCCGGTTCGGTGAAGATCGGTCCGATCACGTTTACCAGCTGCGCCTGTGCCGCGGCCTCGACCCGGTCGCTGTGCCGGAGCAGTGAGATCAGCAGGCTGCCGACCACCACCGCGTCCGCCACGTGGTAGACGTCCTCCAGCTGGCGCGGCGCGCTCTCCCAGGTGGCCGGCGGCGGCGCGTTCTGGAAGCGGCTGAGGTACCAGACGTTCCACTCGTCGAACGAGATGCCGATCCTCTTCGCCGACTTGCGGCGCGCGCCGACGTGGTCCGCGGTCGCGGTGACCGCGCGGATCACGTGCTCCATGTCCAGGTTGGACGCCAGGAACGAGCCGAGGTCGCCGTCCACCTCCTCGTAGTACGCGTGCGCGGAGATCAGGTCGACCTCGTCGTACGTCTCGGCCAGCACCTCCGCCTCCCACGCGCCGAACTCGGGCATGCCGGAGCCGGAGCTGCCCACGGCGACGAACGTCAGGTCCGGGTCGAGCATGCGCATCGCCCGCGCGGTCTGCGCGGCGAGCCGGCCGTACTCCCGCGCGGTCTTGAACCCGACCTGCCATGGCCCGTCCAGCTCGTTGCCGAGGCACCAGAGCCGCACGTCGTACGGCTTGGGGTTGCCGTGGGCGGCGCGCAGGTCGGAGAAGTGCGTGCCGCCCGGGTGGTTGGTGTACTCGAGCAGGTCGACGGCCTCGGCCACGCCGCGGGTGCCGAGGTTGACCGCCATCATCGGCTCCACACCGGCCCGCCCGCACCAGCGCAGGAACTCGTCCGTACCGAACTCGTTCGTCTCGATGGTGTGCCAGGCCAGATCGGGGCGCCGGACCCGGTCCGGCCCGACCCCGTCCTCCCAGCGGTAACCGGAGACGAAGTTGCCGCCCGGGTAGCGGACCATGGACACGCCCAGCTCGCGGACCAGCGCGAGCACGTCCTGGCGGAATCCGTCCGGGTCCGCGGCCGGGTGGCCGGGCTCGTAGATGCCGGTGTAGACGCAGCGGCCGAGATGCTCGACGAACGAGCCGAACGTGCGCCGGCGCACCGGGGCGACGGTGAAGGCGGGGTCGAGCGTGACTGTCGCGTGCTGCACTGTTACCTCTATCCCTTGAGTCCGGCGTCGTCGACGCCGCGACCGGCGCGGTCATAAGTTCCGGTCGCTGACCACGATGAACGGCCAGAGGAAGTCGTTCCACGCCGTGACGAACGTGAACACGCCGACCGCCGCGAGCACCGGGCGGGACATCGGCAGCACCACGCTCCAGAACATCCGCAGCCGGCTCACCCCGTCCAGCGCCGCGGCCTGCTCGTACTCGCGCGGGAGACGGTCGAAGACCTTCTTCAGGATGAAGACCATCACCGGCGCGGCCAGCTGCGGCAGGATCATTCCCCGGTACGTGTCGACCAGCCCAGTGTTAGCGCTCACATGGGCAAAGTCAATGGTGTCTGTCGATATATTCCGGCGATGTGCGTTAATGCGACGGGGGCCGCCGCCCGATCGGCGACCCCCGCCCTGCCCTCGATCCCCGCCCCGCGGTCGAGGGCCCCCACCCCGTACCGGGGCGAGGTCTCACGCGCGTGGGCGACTGCCACGCGCCGCGACATCAGCGGGCGGCCTGATACGTCCGTTCCGACATGAACGCGCGGAACCGCGGGTTGCGCCGCAGCCGGTCCAGGCAGCGCGCGCGGTTCGGCCCGATGCCGCCGCACGGCACGCCGAGCCGGGCGCTGATCTCCTCGTACGGCGTGGGCGGGTCCCGGAGCAGCAGCTCCAGCAGCTCCCGGCAGTGCGGCGGCAGCTCGTCGAACGCGGCCCGCACCGCCGCACCGCGCTCCCGGCGCAGCAGCCCGTCGTCCACCGAGGCCGCGGTGGCGTCGGCCTGCCCCTCCAGCCGCGCCGTGGTCGCGCCGGGCAGCTCACGCTTCGCGGCCCGGTGCAGGTGGTGGCACTCCCGCCGAGTCGTGGTCAGCAGCCACGCGGGCAGCGCCCGCGGGTCGCGCAACCGGTCCAGCTGCTCGAACAGGCGCAGCCAGACGGTCTGGCTCACGTCCGCGGTGTCGGCGTCGCTCAGCCGCCACTGCCGGCACACCGACGACACCAGCCGGCCGTACCGCTCCACGATCGTGTCCCAGGCCCGCGTGTCCCCCCGGGACGCGGCCGTGACGAGGTCTGCGATGTCTCCGTTCTCCGTTACCGGACTGTCCAGCATGGTCACTGCACGTCTCTCCATCCCCCTGGGAGACGCACACGACCCGCCCGTCACCCGTGCGGGACGCGTGCGGTGTCTGGTGCCGTGCCGCCCCCCGGCGGCTTCCGGCCCGTCGATGCGGAAAGCCTCGCACATCCGGACGGCACCGGGTCACCTCTGCGGTGTCGGTTCCGTGACCGCCCGGCTGACGGGTTCCGGCCCGGCCCGCTGACGGTTGCTCGACCCGCCCGCTGACGGGCTGAGGGCTGTCCCGCTGACACGGGTTCCGGTCTGTCCGGGCACGGAAGAGCGCCGGTCCCTCGGCGGGACCGGCGCTCTCCTCCTGGCGTCAGGCGTCGGGTCAGGAGACCTTCTCGCGGGCCTCGGAGGCGCGGCCCTTGACGTCCTCGGCCGCGGAGCGGCCCTCGTCGCGAACGCTCGCGGCCGCGTCGGTCGCGGTGTCGCGCACCCGGCCGGCCGCCTCCTCGGCGGGGCCGCGCAGGTTCTCCTGCAGCTCGCCGGCCAGCTGCTTCGCCTCCTGGACCAGCGTCTCCTTGTTCTCCTGCACCGCGGTCTTCGCGCTGGCGGCCAGCTCGCGCTCCTTCTGCGTGGCCGGCAGCAGCGACGAGATCAGCCAGCCGGCGCCGAACGCGATCAGGCCGGCCGCGAGCGGGTTGCCCTCGGCCTTGGCCTTCACGACCGACGGCGCCTGCCGGACCGCGTCCGCCGCGTCCGAGGCCTTGCCGGAAACTGCGTGCGCGGCACTGGACGCCTTGTCGGAGACCGCGTGCGCGGCGCCGGACGCGGTGCCGGAGACCGCGTGTGCGGCGCCGGAGGTCTTGCCGGCCACGGTCGAGCCGGCGTCGGAGGCGGTTCCCATGATCTTCTCCCGGGTGTTACGGAGCGCGTCACGCACGCGCTGCTTCCGGTCCTCGACGATGCGCGTCGGGCTGGCCTTGTACGCGAGCGCGTCCACGTCGGAGCTGAGGCCCGCGCGGGTACGTTCGATCTCGGCGCGGATCTGGTCGGGATCGCTGCTGGTCATGACAGGCCTCCACGATTCGGCTTGAGGGCTTGGGGGATCTCCTTCGCGGTCTCCGCGGTGCGCGGCATCCCGCGCATCTCACGGGCCTTGCCACGGGCCAGAGTGAACAGCACGCCGCCGACGATCGCCCAGAGCACGGCCACGATCAGCGCGGCCCAGCTCTGGTCCATCACGTTGGCGAGGCCCCACCAGAGCGCGAACGACAGGAACAGCAGGACCAGGAAGCCGGCCACACCGGCACCGCCGAACAGCCCGGCGGCCTTGCCGGCCTTCGCCGCCTCCTGGCGCATCTCCGCCTTGGCCAGTTCGACCTCCTGGCGGACCAGTGTGGACAGGTCCTGGGTGACCTCGCCCAGCAGCTCGCCGAACGAGCGCTGGGACACGTCCGGGCCCTGCGTCATGGCCGTGCCTCACCCGGGTACGTGCGCGGCTCGGTGGCCGGCGGGGCCAGCGGGTCGGTCACCGGCGGCAGCAGCGGATCCGGGTCGGCCGGCAGCGCCGTGGTGGCCGGCGTGACGACCGCGGTGGTCGCCGGGGTGGCCGGGACCGGCACGGCGGTGACCGGCTCGGTGTACGTGGGCGGGACCGGCGTGGCCGGGACCGCGGCGGTGCCGGTGGCGGTCGGCCCGGACGGGGCGGTCGACGGCGTCGCGCCGGAGTCGTCGGAGATCTCCGCGGCGACGCTGCGGGTCACCCGGCCGGCGATCAGGCCGAGCACCGCGGCACCGGCCAGGAACGTGCCCGGGTGTCGGCGCGCGTACTCCTTGACCTCGGTGATCAGCGCGCCCGGTTCACGGGCCTCCAGCCAGTCCGCGACCTGGTCGATCTTCGCGGCGGCCTGCCGGGCGTAGTCGCCGACCGGCCCGGACTGCTCGCTCGACTCGGCCATCGAGCGCAGCTCGCCGCCGACCGAGCGGATGCCGCCGACCGCGCGCTGCTGCTGCGCGCCGGCCTGGCTGCGCAGCTCGTCACGGGTGGCGTGGTATAGGTGGCGGGCCTGCCGGCCGGTCTCCTCGGCGACCCGGCGGCCCTCGTCCTTCGCGGTGCCGGCGACGCTTCCGCCGGCCTCCACCGCCGTGTGCCCGAGCTCGCGGGCCTCCTGCTTCGCGGTCTCGGTGGCGGACGTCTGGCCGTCGGTCGCGGACGCTGAACGCGACGTGGCGATATCCGTCATCTCAGTGCCCTCCAATCGGGTTATCCAGGGGGTGAAGTCGGCCATCTCATCGGCCGTGCGAGGTCCCGGCTACCCGGGAATTCGGTGGTCATGCAGGAGGTGCACGCCATTTTTCGGATCTGTTTGATCGGTGTGAGGCGGGGTACCCGAGCGGCATGACTGATCAATCCACTACCGAAGCTGCCCTGGTCGGAGGCCCTTACGACGGGGAGACCCGCAATGCGGGCGACACGGGCCTCATCGAGATCGAGAATGACGGTCTGGTGCACCGCTACATTCACACGAGCAAATCTCATGATTCCGCCGTCGTGTACAACTACGACGGTGTGGTGAATCCGGCCGGAGCCGAGGACGGCGCGGAACATTCCGCCGATCGGGTCGCCACGAACGTGGACCCGGACGCGAACTCCTGATCTCCGCGGTGGTCACCGTACGAGCGTTTGCGGTGACCACCGCGGATCGGGCAAGGAGTGGCGCCGGCTTCGCCGGGAGCGGGAATATCAAGGTCATTTTGTGGTTGTCATGATCGGTCACAGCAGGACCGCCGTGGCCCGAGCGTCGGTGCAGGTCCGGGGCCGTTAGCGGCTGCCTTGCGGGCCTGTTAGACTTCTCGGGTCGACCTGACCATCACGCCTGTTCATGATCCAGCTGGATCCTGCACCTGCGTGGTGGTGATGAAGCGGAGCGCCTGCTCCCACCCGCGTCGCCTCGAGCGTCCGGGTCCGGTCAGACCGCCTCGGGTGCAGTGCATCCGCAGCGCGGTGGCTCAGCGTCACGCGTGACAGCGTGGCCGTGCGCGAGCGCACGAGCCGTGACCGGTCGAGCGGGCCCTGGCATGTACGTTGCCGGGGCCTTTCTGCTTGTGGCCGACAGCGCACGCCGTGCGCAGGCTCGATCCGCCGGGGCAGGCGGGCGAGTCGTCGCCAGACCCGCGCCGGCCGGCCGGCGGGTGCGGGAAGCAGTTATGAGGAGGCCCCATCAGCGCCGAACCACGCGTGAACGATCAGATCCGGGCGCGAGAGGTCCGACTGGTCGGCCCTGAGGGTGAGCAGGTGGGCATCGTCCCGCTGGAGCGTGCCCTGCAGCTGGCCGCGGATGTCGATCTGGACCTGGTCGAGGTGGCGCCGATGGCCCGTCCGCCGGTGTGCAAACTCATGGACTTCGGAAAGTTCAAGTACGAGTCGGCACTCAAGGCGCGCGAGGCCCGGCGCAACCAGCAGCAGACCGTCATCAAGGAGATGAAGCTGCGCCCGAAGATCGATCCGCACGACTACGAGACCAAGAAGGGTCACGTGGTGCGGTTCCTGAAGGCGGGCGACAAGGTCAAGGTCACGATCATGTTCCGTGGTCGCGAGCAGAGCCGTCCGGAGCTGGGCTACCGCCTGCTGCGCCGGCTCGAGTCGGAGATCACGGAGCTGGGTTACGTGGAGGCCGCGCCGAAGCAGGACGGCCGAAACATGACCATGGTGTTGGCCCCGCATCGGGCCACCAAGGCGGCAGCGGCGGAGCGCGTCGCGGCCAGCGCCAAGGCGCCTCGCCCGCCCCGGGACGAGGACGTCGTGGACGCAC
This genomic interval carries:
- a CDS encoding RNA polymerase sigma factor, encoding MERRAVTMLDSPVTENGDIADLVTAASRGDTRAWDTIVERYGRLVSSVCRQWRLSDADTADVSQTVWLRLFEQLDRLRDPRALPAWLLTTTRRECHHLHRAAKRELPGATTARLEGQADATAASVDDGLLRRERGAAVRAAFDELPPHCRELLELLLRDPPTPYEEISARLGVPCGGIGPNRARCLDRLRRNPRFRAFMSERTYQAAR
- the infC gene encoding translation initiation factor IF-3, which codes for MNDQIRAREVRLVGPEGEQVGIVPLERALQLAADVDLDLVEVAPMARPPVCKLMDFGKFKYESALKAREARRNQQQTVIKEMKLRPKIDPHDYETKKGHVVRFLKAGDKVKVTIMFRGREQSRPELGYRLLRRLESEITELGYVEAAPKQDGRNMTMVLAPHRATKAAAAERVAASAKAPRPPRDEDVVDAPESEAPATESADAGAPAGTPGQ
- the arfA gene encoding arabinosylfuranosidase ArfA; translation: MQHATVTLDPAFTVAPVRRRTFGSFVEHLGRCVYTGIYEPGHPAADPDGFRQDVLALVRELGVSMVRYPGGNFVSGYRWEDGVGPDRVRRPDLAWHTIETNEFGTDEFLRWCGRAGVEPMMAVNLGTRGVAEAVDLLEYTNHPGGTHFSDLRAAHGNPKPYDVRLWCLGNELDGPWQVGFKTAREYGRLAAQTARAMRMLDPDLTFVAVGSSGSGMPEFGAWEAEVLAETYDEVDLISAHAYYEEVDGDLGSFLASNLDMEHVIRAVTATADHVGARRKSAKRIGISFDEWNVWYLSRFQNAPPPATWESAPRQLEDVYHVADAVVVGSLLISLLRHSDRVEAAAQAQLVNVIGPIFTEPGGHAWRQTIFHPFAQASALARGTVLRTAVAAPVYETPKYGEAPLVDAVATRDDETGEVALFVVNRSIDDPVRLTVNTRAFDRELRIGDATVLADDDVYATNTADAPDRVKPRPHPGVTPGSLDVVLPPVSWSVIPLS
- a CDS encoding ABC transporter permease subunit, encoding MSANTGLVDTYRGMILPQLAAPVMVFILKKVFDRLPREYEQAAALDGVSRLRMFWSVVLPMSRPVLAAVGVFTFVTAWNDFLWPFIVVSDRNL
- a CDS encoding DUF3618 domain-containing protein yields the protein MTSSDPDQIRAEIERTRAGLSSDVDALAYKASPTRIVEDRKQRVRDALRNTREKIMGTASDAGSTVAGKTSGAAHAVSGTASGAAHAVSDKASSAAHAVSGKASDAADAVRQAPSVVKAKAEGNPLAAGLIAFGAGWLISSLLPATQKERELAASAKTAVQENKETLVQEAKQLAGELQENLRGPAEEAAGRVRDTATDAAASVRDEGRSAAEDVKGRASEAREKVS
- a CDS encoding S8 family serine peptidase — encoded protein: MTVYSASHLRRLIAALTVSTAVAAVLPGTAAAAPSTPAPPVPGGEARTVTLITGDRVTLFPGGNVALQRGDGREHVRFGIERLNGRVSVIPSDARGPLHAGRVDPRLFDVTRLVEFGYHDRALPLLVAGAAPGARAAAALPGGLSTMDAAPNGDTWRTLTDTRARSAVTKIWLDGVMRPSLDVSVPQIGAPAAWQAGLTGTGTTVAVLDTGIDETHPDLAGQVRAARNFVEDAEDDRDLVGHGTHVASTIAGTGDRFKGVAPGAKLLDGKVCGLTAGCPESSILAGMQWAAEQGADVVNMSLGGFGTPEEDPIEAAVRTLSEEHGTLFVVAAGNSGGFGEGSVESPGTADAALTVGAVDKSGNLAGFSSRGPRPGDYAIKPEITAPGVDISAARSADAVEMTDPGPAAGYTTASGTSMATPHVAGAAALLAQQHPDWTGDRLKSVLVGSAAPHPSTPVSAQGAGRVDLARAITQDVTATPAVINAGFQQWPHADDEVRSSTLTYRNGGTAAVTLTLGVSGLPDGLVSLSAPAVTVPAGGEASVRVDVDTRGAMPDGFLGGAVTATAGDRVVRTPLGVEREVESYDVGLTVLGRDGAPAGDYRVQLIDKTRRTGYGAWPGSGETIRLPKGDYALGASIGEDTHLAQGSLTVDAGTGALTLDARIARPVTVTAPRKGATLESLWAGAGSTWYSTGVGATGDEKVYIGRLGADVTTPDYNSYVIARFGQRGADGTYNGTPYFYSAFYLTPGKMTTGFTHTTTQGEFATVEATHGTQAAVPLAAKGSFPMHGALSGASSWNWLYPSGFRRTEYYNADHGVRWAPFFMDTRIHEEGWEEYLSEQWAPQTAYRPGRTVAEVWNRPVFGPALPDTGFTAIARENDLLYANTPLFGDGQGREGTSVVTSATSTLSRDGQVIRAFPDTYGEWQVPAEAGSYRLDVTAERGVPHRLSTRVAASWTFTSAHGTGPLPLSTVIFTPQTDASGVAPKGRAFGVPVRVAGQGNSAAAPNRSLTVEVSYDDGVTWTRATVRNGAVQLRHPGTAGFVSLRAVAADRAGNTVTQTVIRAYEIR
- a CDS encoding phage holin family protein; amino-acid sequence: MTQGPDVSQRSFGELLGEVTQDLSTLVRQEVELAKAEMRQEAAKAGKAAGLFGGAGVAGFLVLLFLSFALWWGLANVMDQSWAALIVAVLWAIVGGVLFTLARGKAREMRGMPRTAETAKEIPQALKPNRGGLS
- a CDS encoding GDSL-type esterase/lipase family protein, with the translated sequence MIDANLLRGALEIERTTHGLLPHRLPRWARDQAGEPQVAMVEAEPSGVRLALRTAATWIELDTLPTRVGYAGAPARPAGAYDLRVDGELRARAVADGGDTVSIDMATGARTVTPGPAATLRFDGLPAGEKDVEIWLPYRERTELRDLRADAPVRPMPDRGRRVWVHHGSSISHGSNTDGPSTTWPALAAHTGGVELINLGFGGSALLDPFTARVIRDTPADLISVKIGINLVNADLMRRRAFGPAVHGFLDTIRDGHPDVPLLTVSPILCPIHEDTPGPGAFDLDALAEGRLAFRATGDPAEVAAGKLTLRVIRDELARITASRNDPHLHYLNGLELYGEADAEALPLPDALHPDAETHRLIGSRFAGRVFRPGGAFHPG